From one Plantibacter flavus genomic stretch:
- a CDS encoding ABC transporter ATP-binding protein has product MSALLDVSNLVVDFPTSSGDPFHAVDGVSFQVSAGERVGIVGESGSGKSLTSQAVMRLVSDPGVIAGGSVRFGGEDVLAYSDRALQQWRGSQVAMVFQDPMSSLNPLMRVGRQITESLETHLGMGRVAARARAVDLLRRVGIPDAEARMNDFPGAFSGGMRQRVCIAIATACSPKLLIADEPTTALDVTVQAQVLDLLDDMVSEQDTGVILISHDLGVISSFCDRILVMYAGRIVEEGTAEQIVGDPQHPYTHALLGSILKLSEPIPPRLRTISGAPPTAGRRPSGCAFAPRCPAAVDACLTNDPALVQAPLGGVGQRVACGVVAPEAFVVEQESAA; this is encoded by the coding sequence ATGAGTGCGCTGCTCGACGTCTCCAACCTCGTGGTCGACTTCCCGACCTCCTCGGGGGACCCCTTCCACGCCGTCGACGGCGTCTCGTTCCAGGTGTCCGCGGGTGAGCGCGTCGGCATCGTGGGGGAGTCGGGTTCCGGCAAGTCCCTGACGTCGCAGGCCGTGATGCGGCTCGTGTCGGACCCCGGTGTGATCGCCGGCGGATCGGTGCGGTTCGGCGGGGAGGACGTCCTCGCCTACTCCGACCGGGCGCTGCAGCAGTGGCGCGGTTCGCAGGTCGCGATGGTCTTCCAGGACCCCATGTCGAGCCTCAACCCGCTCATGCGGGTCGGCCGGCAGATCACGGAGTCGCTCGAGACGCACCTGGGCATGGGCCGCGTCGCCGCTCGCGCCCGCGCCGTCGACCTGCTGCGCCGCGTCGGGATCCCCGACGCGGAGGCGCGCATGAACGACTTCCCCGGGGCGTTCTCCGGCGGGATGCGGCAGCGCGTCTGCATCGCCATCGCGACCGCCTGCTCACCGAAGCTGCTGATCGCGGACGAGCCGACCACGGCGCTCGACGTGACCGTGCAGGCCCAGGTGCTCGACCTGCTCGACGACATGGTCTCCGAGCAGGACACGGGCGTCATCCTCATCAGCCACGACCTCGGTGTCATCTCCAGCTTCTGCGACCGCATCCTCGTCATGTACGCGGGGCGCATCGTGGAGGAGGGCACGGCCGAGCAGATCGTCGGCGACCCGCAGCACCCGTACACGCACGCGCTGCTCGGCTCCATCCTCAAGTTGTCCGAGCCGATCCCGCCGCGGCTCCGCACCATCTCCGGGGCGCCACCGACGGCCGGCCGTCGGCCGAGCGGTTGCGCGTTCGCGCCGCGTTGCCCAGCAGCCGTCGACGCGTGTCTCACGAACGACCCGGCGCTCGTCCAGGCACCGCTCGGCGGTGTCGGGCAGCGGGTCGCGTGCGGCGTCGTCGCACCGGAGGCCTTCGTGGTCGAGCAGGAGTCGGCCGCATGA
- a CDS encoding ABC transporter substrate-binding protein → MKKSLRGALLGAALAVALTACSAGGAGGGSTSATGGDPKYGGTITTAAASDPETFDPAVCTGATCWNMMRMMFDRMYDYDRDTSELKLQAAESFPEVSDDGLTYTMKLKEGLTFSNGDPLTAKDVAYSYARVLDPATKAGLAEFWRGIAGAEEYAANPTGLPSGIEVVDDQTLKITLTTPNSSFKYILAMPAGSIIPEGSGGTVATEPVGSGPFTLNTFSAGKEITLDRNADYWDSPRPYVDHIRMILGVDPDNQVLMLQKGDIDLMGSPIPPAKFIQVTSDPKLKDQLVEIEKPSTYYLTMNVNTAPFDNPKVREAVSLAFDRKALLKLVNGQGSAATEFIPPKVLGYTGDEMTHEQDVEKAKQLLAEAGFADGITTDMYAWNVPPFSALAPQMQQDLKAIGIDVNLQTLAPNTFSELAGAGKAPLALTFWVADYPEGSDFLQALMSCASAVPQGHNYAYYCNPEMDDLVAQALAETDPDAATAKYEEASKLMLADNPIVPLYFGTKTELHSTGIEGYFPQPIWGWDMAEYWKSDGTAKR, encoded by the coding sequence GTGAAGAAATCACTGCGAGGCGCGCTGCTCGGAGCAGCGCTCGCGGTCGCTCTGACGGCGTGCAGCGCTGGCGGTGCCGGCGGCGGCAGCACCTCCGCCACTGGTGGCGACCCCAAGTACGGCGGCACGATCACCACGGCCGCGGCGTCCGACCCCGAGACCTTCGACCCGGCCGTCTGCACGGGAGCGACGTGTTGGAACATGATGCGGATGATGTTCGACCGCATGTACGACTACGACCGCGACACCAGCGAGCTGAAGCTCCAGGCGGCCGAGTCGTTCCCGGAGGTCAGCGACGACGGGCTCACCTACACGATGAAGCTCAAGGAGGGGCTCACCTTCAGCAACGGCGACCCGCTCACGGCCAAGGACGTCGCCTACTCCTACGCCCGGGTCCTCGACCCCGCGACGAAGGCGGGTCTCGCCGAGTTCTGGCGCGGTATCGCCGGCGCCGAGGAATACGCCGCGAACCCGACCGGACTCCCGAGCGGCATCGAGGTCGTCGACGATCAGACCCTCAAGATCACGCTGACGACGCCCAACTCCTCGTTCAAGTACATCCTCGCCATGCCCGCGGGCTCGATCATCCCCGAGGGCAGCGGCGGCACCGTCGCGACCGAGCCCGTCGGCTCCGGGCCGTTCACGCTGAACACCTTCAGCGCCGGCAAGGAGATCACGCTCGACCGCAACGCCGACTACTGGGACTCCCCGCGTCCGTACGTCGACCACATCCGCATGATCCTCGGTGTCGACCCCGACAACCAGGTGCTCATGCTGCAGAAGGGCGACATCGACCTGATGGGCAGCCCGATCCCGCCCGCAAAGTTCATCCAGGTGACCTCGGATCCGAAGCTCAAGGATCAGCTCGTCGAGATCGAGAAGCCGAGCACCTACTACCTCACGATGAACGTCAACACCGCCCCCTTCGACAACCCGAAGGTGCGTGAGGCCGTCTCCCTCGCCTTCGACCGGAAGGCGCTGCTCAAGCTCGTCAACGGCCAGGGCTCTGCGGCGACCGAGTTCATCCCACCGAAGGTCCTCGGCTACACGGGCGACGAGATGACCCACGAACAGGACGTCGAGAAGGCCAAGCAGCTGCTGGCGGAGGCCGGGTTCGCGGACGGCATCACGACCGACATGTACGCCTGGAACGTCCCGCCCTTCTCGGCCCTGGCGCCGCAGATGCAGCAGGACCTCAAGGCCATCGGCATCGACGTCAACCTCCAGACGCTGGCCCCGAACACCTTCAGCGAGTTGGCGGGAGCCGGCAAGGCGCCGCTCGCCCTCACCTTCTGGGTGGCCGACTACCCCGAGGGCTCGGACTTCCTGCAGGCGCTCATGTCGTGCGCCTCGGCGGTCCCGCAGGGCCACAACTACGCGTACTACTGCAACCCGGAGATGGACGACCTCGTCGCCCAGGCGCTCGCCGAGACCGACCCGGATGCGGCGACCGCGAAGTACGAGGAGGCGTCGAAGCTCATGCTCGCCGACAACCCGATCGTGCCGCTGTACTTCGGTACCAAGACCGAGCTCCACAGCACCGGCATCGAGGGGTACTTCCCGCAGCCGATCTGGGGCTGGGACATGGCCGAGTACTGGAAGTCCGACGGCACCGCCAAGCGGTAG